AATGAATATATTATGAAATCCAAGGAAAAAGATTTGATGGATGAGGCATCAAATGTTTGGAAGGAGGAGATTTCATGGCTGATAAATTCAAAATCGGAGATATTGTAGAACTGAAAAAGGAACATCCTTGTGGCAGCAAACAATGGGAAATAACAAGAACAGGAGTGGATTTTAAAATAAAATGCCTGGGCTGCTCTCATTTAGTAATGCTTCCCAGGACTAAATTTGAAAAAAGTGTAAAGAAAATAGTAAAACCTTATATGTGAGACTTTGTATCTTTTACTCATTTTTTGAAATAATAAGTATGAATGCTTAAGTATAAATACTATAAGTAAAAATACTTATTATGAAGGATGGTAAAATGTACGAAAGAAAAAGAAGATACAATTTTTTAGGGATATTAATTACCTCTCTTGTAACTTCATTTATTACGAGTATACTCGTTTTTTATTTTGTATCAGGCTACTACCAGAGACGGGACTATTCTCCCGATAATAGCAGCCGTAATACTGTGGATATGCCTCAACCTCAGCAAATGGCAGTTCAGACACAGGTTGATGAGCATGTAATTGCAACAGTGGCAAAAATGGCTACTCCTGGAGTAGTGGGAATATCAGTATTAAGGGTGGACGGAAATAGTATATTTGAGCAAAATGCCGCTGAAAAATGGGGAGTAGGTTCAGGGGTTATTATAAGCTCTGACGGCTATATTCTGACAAACAATCACGTTGTTGGCGGAAAAAGCAAACGAATTATCGTTTCTTTAGCAGATGGCAGAGAGGTTGAGGGAGTAGTTTTATGGACTGAGCCAGTATTGGATCTGGCAGTGATAAAAATTAATCTTACGGGACTGACTCCAATTCCTTTTGGAGACTCGAACGAATTACAGGTGGGTGAACCTGCAATAGCCATAGGTAATCCGCTGGGACTTATTTTCCAGAGAACTGTTACATCAGGTATTATCAGTGCTCTAAACAGGACAATTAAAATCGATACCGAACAGGGTCCTAATTATATGGAGGATTTAATTCAAACAGATGCAAGCATAAACCCCGGAAACAGCGGAGGCCCGCTTCTTAATTCAAAAGGCCAGGTAATAGGTATCAATACTATTAAAGTTACCAGCGCAGAAGCAATTGGTTTTGCAATACCAATAAATGTAGCAATTCCAGTGATTAAGCAGTTTATAGAAAGAGGAGAGTTTATAGAGCCTTATCTGGGTATTTTTGCATATGATAAAGAAATTATACCTTATGTTAATAAAAATATCAGTGTAGATAATGGTATATACGTTGCAAATGTAGATAAAAATGGTCCCGCCTTCCAAAAGGGTATTGACGTGGGCTGCATAATTAGACAGGTAGATGGTAGGGATATTAATACAATGATCCAATTAAGAACATATTTATACTCAAAGAGACCAGGAGATGTGATAAACGTTACTCATATCTCCAAAAAAGATGGAAAAATAGTTACAGTGCCCATAAGACTTGCTGCCAAAGAGAGAGATGGGCTGATCACCAGATAATACTTGCTGCTTTGGGCAAAAGGGCTTGTCTGCTGATTTTATAGCAATAAACATTATAAAAAAATATATTAAATGAGCAAGAAACATATAAAAATTAGCTTGACACTGGTTTTGAAGCTTTGATACAATATTAGTCAATTACACAAAAATTTGACTCTGAATTAAACTTTGCGGGAATCATATATACAAATAGTTTATGAGAATTAAATAACTGGGTATTTAGTAATGAAGGAGAAAAGATGCATCCAAAGTGTACAAGAGAGCCGGTGGATGGTGTAAACCGGTACACGGGATTGCATGTATAGCTCACTCCGGAACTCTACCATTGAAAGCTTTAACTTGTTAAGGCAGATAGATGATAGCGGTGACTACGTTATAGTCGAGTACTGACTGTACTACTGAGAATACACAAGCAATTGTGTGTTTAAGTAGGGTGGTACCACGTAGAGGATCTATTCCCTTCGTCCCTGCATCATATTCTGCAAGGATGAAGGGTTTTTTACTATACAAAGGGGTAGGATTATGAAGATAACAGGTGCGGAAGCAATTCTGAGGTCGTTGGAAAAAGAAAATATTGAAGTAATATTCGGATATCCTGGTGCTGCAATATGTCCATTTTATAATTATTTGATAGACAGCAAAATAAAACATATATTAACAAGACATGAGCAAGGAGCTGTACATGCTGCAAGCGGTTATGCAAGAATTACAGGTAAAACGGGAGTATGCGTGGCTACATCGGGTCCTGGGGCAACCAATCTGATTACAGGTATTGCAACAGCTTATATGGATTCTATTCCTATTGTGGCTATTACAGGTCAGGTTCCCACAGACCAGATAGGGAAAGATGTTTTCCAGGAAGCAGATATAACTGGAGCCACTGCTCCTTTTTGCAAGCATAATTATCTTGTAAGCAGTGCAAATGATTTGCCCAGGATTTTAAAGGAGGCTTTCCATATTGCTTCTACAGGAAGGCCGGGACCAGTGCTGATTGATGTTCCTATTGATATCCAGGAAAGCATGATTGATTACGAATATCCTCAAAGCCTTGATATGAAAGGTTATAAGCCAACTTATAAAGGTCATGTGCTTCAGATAAGAAAAATATCCGAGGCTATTGAAAAGGCAAAAGCGCCGGTAATTTGCGCCGGTGGAGGAATAATAAACGCTGATGCATCTGATCTGCTTATAAGGCTTGCAGAGAAGTGCAGGATTCCTGTAACTACAACTTTAATGGGAATAGGTGCTATTCCTTCCTGTCATGAATTAAACCTGGGTATGATAGGTTCCCATGGCAGCTATATAGCAAACTATGCAGTAAACAACTGTGATTTATTAATAATCATAGGTGCCAG
The window above is part of the Clostridiaceae bacterium genome. Proteins encoded here:
- a CDS encoding trypsin-like serine protease — its product is MYERKRRYNFLGILITSLVTSFITSILVFYFVSGYYQRRDYSPDNSSRNTVDMPQPQQMAVQTQVDEHVIATVAKMATPGVVGISVLRVDGNSIFEQNAAEKWGVGSGVIISSDGYILTNNHVVGGKSKRIIVSLADGREVEGVVLWTEPVLDLAVIKINLTGLTPIPFGDSNELQVGEPAIAIGNPLGLIFQRTVTSGIISALNRTIKIDTEQGPNYMEDLIQTDASINPGNSGGPLLNSKGQVIGINTIKVTSAEAIGFAIPINVAIPVIKQFIERGEFIEPYLGIFAYDKEIIPYVNKNISVDNGIYVANVDKNGPAFQKGIDVGCIIRQVDGRDINTMIQLRTYLYSKRPGDVINVTHISKKDGKIVTVPIRLAAKERDGLITR
- the ilvB gene encoding biosynthetic-type acetolactate synthase large subunit, encoding MKITGAEAILRSLEKENIEVIFGYPGAAICPFYNYLIDSKIKHILTRHEQGAVHAASGYARITGKTGVCVATSGPGATNLITGIATAYMDSIPIVAITGQVPTDQIGKDVFQEADITGATAPFCKHNYLVSSANDLPRILKEAFHIASTGRPGPVLIDVPIDIQESMIDYEYPQSLDMKGYKPTYKGHVLQIRKISEAIEKAKAPVICAGGGIINADASDLLIRLAEKCRIPVTTTLMGIGAIPSCHELNLGMIGSHGSYIANYAVNNCDLLIIIGARVGDRAMGSASRIAKKAKIVHIDIDPAEIGKNVEVSIPVVGDARYILEELLEIVEKGDTEHWETIIAEKKREHPLSKGSFSHKNQEQSETIDPRYLIDLLSDMAGDNGVITTEVGQNQIWAANYFKIKKPRTFVTSGGMGTMGYGLPAAIGVKIGSPESKVITISGDGSFQMSMQELGTIKQYKLGIKLVILNNSRLGMVREVQKKKYCGRYSQVFLDDNPDFIKLAEAYGFRGQRINSNHQVPETLEKMLSDDKPFILECIVDPEEPTL
- a CDS encoding DUF951 domain-containing protein, producing the protein MADKFKIGDIVELKKEHPCGSKQWEITRTGVDFKIKCLGCSHLVMLPRTKFEKSVKKIVKPYM